Proteins from a single region of Gemmatimonadales bacterium:
- a CDS encoding pyruvate dehydrogenase complex E1 component subunit beta produces MALLTYRDALNEALREEMALDDRVFLMGEEVAEYDGAYKVSRGLLKEFGPLRVVDTPIAELGFAGIGVGAAMVGLRPIIEFMTWNFALLAIDQIVNSAAKMRYMSGGQVGCPIVFRGPGGAALQLAAQHSQSFESWYAHIPGLKVLTPGTPADAKGLLKSAIRDDDPVVFIEGEMLYNVKGEVPEGEHLVPIGKADIKRAGSDVTLVCYSKTVTVALKAADQLAAEGINAEVVDLRTIRPMDTETVLNSVGRTHRCVVVEEGWSFAGVGAQVVDEIQRHIFDELDAPVLRVTGADVPMPYNKQLERAAKADPAKVIAAVKKVLYLA; encoded by the coding sequence ATGGCGCTCCTGACCTACCGTGACGCCCTGAACGAGGCGCTCCGCGAGGAGATGGCCCTCGACGACCGCGTGTTCCTGATGGGGGAGGAAGTGGCCGAGTACGACGGCGCCTACAAGGTGAGCCGTGGGCTGCTCAAGGAGTTTGGCCCGCTGCGGGTGGTGGATACGCCCATTGCGGAGCTCGGCTTTGCCGGCATCGGCGTCGGGGCAGCGATGGTCGGCCTTCGTCCGATCATCGAATTCATGACCTGGAACTTCGCCCTGCTGGCCATCGACCAGATCGTCAACTCCGCGGCGAAGATGCGCTACATGTCGGGCGGGCAGGTCGGGTGCCCGATCGTCTTTCGCGGACCGGGCGGGGCGGCGCTCCAGCTCGCGGCGCAGCACTCGCAGTCGTTCGAGTCCTGGTACGCGCACATCCCCGGCCTCAAGGTGCTGACACCGGGAACGCCGGCCGACGCGAAGGGGCTCCTGAAGAGCGCCATCCGGGACGACGACCCGGTGGTGTTCATCGAAGGGGAGATGCTCTACAACGTGAAGGGCGAGGTGCCGGAAGGCGAGCACCTGGTGCCGATCGGCAAGGCGGACATCAAGCGCGCCGGCTCCGACGTGACGCTGGTGTGCTACTCCAAGACCGTCACAGTGGCGCTGAAGGCGGCGGACCAGCTGGCCGCGGAGGGGATCAACGCCGAGGTCGTGGATCTCCGGACGATCCGTCCGATGGATACCGAGACGGTGCTCAATTCCGTGGGCCGGACCCATCGGTGTGTCGTGGTGGAGGAAGGCTGGTCCTTCGCGGGCGTTGGCGCGCAAGTGGTGGACGAGATTCAGCGGCACATCTTCGATGAACTCGACGCGCCGGTGCTCCGGGTCACGGGTGCCGACGTGCCGATGCCATACAACAAGCAACTCGAGCGGGCGGCCAAGGCCGATCCGGCCAAGGTGATCGCCGCCGTCAAGAAGGTGCTCTACCTGGCCTGA
- the pdhA gene encoding pyruvate dehydrogenase (acetyl-transferring) E1 component subunit alpha — protein sequence MAGTRASSRGKGAARSADPGASPEQCRTYLRQMRLIRHFEDKAGEAYSLGKVGGFCHLYIGQEAVAVGCMAALRADDYITTSYRDHGHALARGLTARSVMAELFGKATGCSHGKGGSMHLFDASLGFLGGHGIVGGHIPLAAGMAFAAKYRKTDQVAVCFFGEAAVNIGSFHETLNMAALWKLPAIFIVENNGYGMGTALARASSLLDLAHRAYSNERTEEVVDGQDVFAVRGAMDRAVNRARTESLPTLLEMRTYRYVGHSMSDAAHGTYRSKEEVEEFRQRDPIKLLEAHMVAAKMIDEAGLKALDEEIVAEVDDAVTFAEESPDPAPDALWTDVLAGGQ from the coding sequence ATGGCAGGGACTCGTGCCTCCTCCCGAGGCAAGGGAGCGGCTCGCAGCGCCGATCCGGGCGCCAGCCCGGAGCAGTGCCGGACTTACCTCCGGCAGATGCGCCTGATCCGCCACTTCGAGGACAAGGCCGGCGAGGCGTACAGCCTCGGCAAGGTCGGCGGATTCTGCCACCTGTACATCGGGCAGGAGGCGGTGGCGGTCGGCTGCATGGCGGCACTGCGCGCCGACGACTACATCACCACGTCGTACCGCGATCACGGGCATGCGCTGGCCAGGGGACTCACTGCACGGTCGGTCATGGCCGAGCTCTTCGGCAAGGCGACAGGGTGCTCCCACGGCAAGGGCGGCTCGATGCATCTCTTCGACGCCTCCCTCGGGTTCCTCGGCGGGCATGGCATCGTCGGCGGGCATATTCCGCTTGCGGCGGGGATGGCGTTCGCGGCCAAGTATCGGAAGACCGACCAGGTGGCGGTCTGCTTCTTCGGGGAGGCGGCGGTCAACATCGGGTCGTTCCACGAGACGCTGAACATGGCCGCGCTCTGGAAGCTGCCGGCCATCTTCATCGTCGAGAACAACGGGTACGGGATGGGCACGGCGCTCGCGCGGGCCAGCTCCCTCCTCGACCTGGCCCACCGCGCCTATTCCAATGAAAGGACCGAGGAAGTTGTGGATGGCCAGGATGTCTTCGCCGTCCGGGGCGCGATGGATCGCGCCGTCAACCGGGCGCGGACCGAGTCGCTCCCGACCCTCCTCGAAATGCGGACCTACCGCTACGTCGGTCATTCGATGTCCGACGCGGCGCACGGCACCTACCGCAGCAAGGAAGAGGTGGAGGAGTTCAGGCAGCGGGATCCGATCAAGCTGCTCGAGGCGCACATGGTGGCCGCCAAGATGATCGACGAGGCGGGACTCAAGGCGCTCGACGAAGAGATCGTGGCCGAGGTCGATGACGCGGTGACCTTCGCGGAAGAGTCTCCCGACCCGGCGCCGGACGCACTGTGGACCGACGTGCTCGCGGGAGGGCAGTGA
- the lipA gene encoding lipoyl synthase: MPATPVRKPSWLKVRTPGGQNYVEIRGMMRELGLHTVCEEARCPNIGECWEHKAATFMILGDVCTRNCTYCAVAHGTPKPFDPVEPVRLAEAVTRMGLQHVVITSVDRDDLPNGGAEAFAGCITEIRARMPETSVEVLIPDFKGSEQALQLVMDARPDILNHNLETPERLYRLARPGGRYDRALRLLANARRMGGPDALTKSGIILGMGEEWDEVLVCMRDLRKSDVNILTLGQYLRPSGGHLPIARYYTPEEFAELRDIGLRLGFSHVESSPLTRSSYHAWEQVDKAKEQRNA; encoded by the coding sequence GTGCCCGCGACCCCGGTCCGGAAGCCCTCCTGGCTGAAGGTCCGGACTCCGGGCGGCCAGAACTACGTCGAAATCCGCGGGATGATGCGGGAGCTGGGGCTCCACACCGTCTGCGAGGAAGCCCGCTGCCCGAACATCGGGGAGTGCTGGGAGCACAAGGCCGCCACCTTCATGATCCTCGGCGACGTCTGCACCCGGAACTGCACCTACTGCGCGGTGGCCCACGGCACCCCGAAGCCGTTCGATCCGGTGGAACCGGTCCGGCTCGCCGAGGCGGTCACCCGGATGGGGCTGCAGCACGTCGTGATCACCTCCGTCGACCGGGACGACCTGCCGAATGGCGGCGCCGAGGCATTCGCCGGATGCATCACCGAAATCCGCGCCCGGATGCCCGAGACCTCGGTCGAGGTCCTGATCCCCGACTTCAAGGGCTCCGAGCAGGCGCTCCAGCTGGTCATGGATGCCCGCCCCGACATCCTGAACCACAACCTCGAGACCCCGGAACGCCTCTACCGCCTTGCCCGGCCAGGGGGCCGCTATGATCGCGCCCTGCGCCTGCTGGCCAATGCGCGCCGGATGGGGGGACCCGACGCCCTGACCAAGTCGGGGATCATCCTCGGGATGGGCGAGGAGTGGGACGAGGTCCTGGTGTGCATGCGGGATCTGCGGAAGAGTGACGTCAACATTCTGACCCTCGGCCAGTACCTCCGCCCCTCCGGCGGCCATCTGCCGATTGCCCGCTACTACACCCCCGAGGAGTTCGCCGAGCTGCGTGACATCGGCCTCCGCCTCGGCTTCTCGCATGTCGAATCGAGCCCGCTGACCCGCTCCTCGTACCACGCCTGGGAACAGGTCGACAAGGCCAAAGAACAGAGGAACGCCTGA